The genomic interval GAGCCAACGTGGGTTACATCCACTCGTCGCAGGATCTGGACGTCGGTCTGGGTACGAGCACCTACACCAACAACCTTTTCTATTACACCTCGCGCATCGCCCCGATCTACCCGATCTACGTGCGCACGATCGGCGCCGACGGCAAAATCGGCATCAAGCGCGACCAGTACGGCAACAAGGCCTACGACTACGGCGTGGCCGAGACCGGCTACGGCGTGACGCGCCCCTTCTCGCCGCAGGGCAACCCGCTCGGCGAGGCGCGGTACAACAACTACACCTCCATCGGCAACCAGCTCAACGGAACCTTCACGGCCGACTTCGACATCACCGACTTCCTGAAGGTGAACGTCACGAGCACGGCTACGTGGGGCGAGACCTACATCTCCAACTTCCGGAACATGTACTACGGCACGAGCGCCGGCACGAACGGCAGCATCGAGAAAACCGTACAGTCGTCGCTGCGCACGAACAACATCCAGACGATCACCTACTACGATTCGTTCGGCCTGCACAACATCAACGTACTGGCTGGCCACGAATACTACAACGTGAAGACGCGTAACCTCGCGGCCTCGAAGAACGGCATGTTCTCGCCCGACATCCAGGAGCTTTCGGCAGCCGCCACGCTCGCCGACGCGTCGAGCTACACCACGCACTACAACGTGGAGGGCTATTTCCTCAGCGCCCAGTACGACTACAACGGCAAGTACTACGGTTCGTTCTCCTACCGCCGCGACGGCTCCTCGCGTTTCGCACCGGGCCACCAGTGGGGTAACTTCTGGTCGGTAGGCGCGGCATGGATCCTCTCGAAAGAGAACTTCCTCGCGAACGCCAAATGGATCGACATGCTGAAACTGAAGGCCTCGATCGGCCAGCAGGGCAACGACCTGATCGGCGACTACTACTACACCGACCTCTATTCGCTGAGCAAGGTGGACGAGAAGTCGATGAGCGCATCGTTCGCCATCCAGGGCAACCCGGACATCACGTGGGAAACCACGACGAACCTCAACGTCGGCGTAGAGTTCAGCTTCTGGCGCGGACGCCTGTCGGGAGGCATCGACGTTTACCGCAAGAAGACGACCGACCTGCTCTTCTGGCTGTCGCTGCCCGAATCGGTCGGCACGCGCGGCATGTACGGCAACCTGGGCGACATCCGCAACTCGGGTATCGAAATCAACCTGACCGGTACGCTCATCCAGACCAAGACGGTGGACTGGAGCATTTCGGCCAACCTGGCGCACAACTCGACCAAGATCCTGAGCCTGCCCGCCAGCAAACTCACCAAGACCGCTTCGGGCAAGATCGGATTCCAGGAGGCTCCCACGCAGTTCGTGCCCTACTGGTACGAGGTGGGCGGTCCGCTCTACAACGCATACCTGCCCGTCTATGCGGGAACCGACGAGTACGGCCAGGCCATGTTCTACAAGGACGTCATCGAGGACGGCAAGGTGGTGGGCCGCACGACGACCTACGACTTCAACGACGCCACCGAATACGAACACGGCAGCGTGCTTCCCAAGGTCTTCGGCGGTTTCGGCACGAACCTGCGCGTCGGCGACTTCGACCTGTCGCTCACGTTCGACTACCAGATCGGCGGCAAGGTCTTCGACGCAGGCTATGCAGGGCTGATCACCCCCGAAACGGGCGCGGCAGGCGGTACGGCCATCCACAAGGACTGGAAAAAGTCGTGGAGTCCGAACAACACCGACAGCGACATGCCCCGCTGGCAGCAGGGCGACCAGTACGGCGGCGCCAAATCGGACCGCTTCCTGACCGATGCCAGCTACCTCAACTTCCAGTCGTTCTCGCTGGGTTACACGATTCCCGAGCGGGTATTCCGCGACAAGGTGAAGGTGCGCATCTACGCCGCAGGCGAGAACCTCTGGTTCTGGTCGGCACGCAAGGGCCTCGACCCGCGTTACAGCTTCGAGGGAACCGCCTCCACGGGCGTATCTCCCTACTCCCCGATCCGGACCATTTCGGGCGGCGTTCAACTCACGTTCTAATTCAATAAGGAGAGATTATCTATGAAAAAGACCATAAAATTTGCAGCAGCGTTGCTTATCGGCACATCCCTCCTGTCCACCGGCTGCCTGGAGGAGACCTTCCCGCAGCAGGGGACCGTCACCGTGGATCAGGCGGGCGATGCGCCGAACGCCTTCAACAACTTCGTCACGGCCTGCACCTCGACCCTCGCGGGCGAGTTCCTCTACGCCGGAAACGCCAATATGAATGCATACGATTTCGGCTATCCGTCGTTCCTGCTCCAGCGCGACGTCATGGGACAGGACATCGCGCTCGAAGACACGGGATACGAACAGTTCACGACGTGGTACACCTGCGGTGTGGGCCTGGGTCCCGACTACGCCATCTGCCAGGTTCCCTGGACGATCTACTACGGATGGATCAAGAACTGCAACGTGGTGATTTCGCTCGCCGGCGAAAAGCCCGACGAGGAGCATATCGTGGGAGCGGGCATCGCCCATGCCATGCGCGCCTTCTACTACATGGACCTGGCCCGCATGTACGCACCCCAGACCTACAAGGGTCATGAAGACGCCCCGACCGTGCCCATCGTCACGGAAAAAACGACCAACGCGGAAGCCACGAACAACCCGCGCGCTACGAACAAGGAGATATGGGAGGAGCTTATTCTCAAGGACCTCGACAAGGCCGAGAGCTATCTGGCCGACTACAAGCGCACGGACCAGACGACGCCCGACCTGAGCGTGGTTTACGGCCTGAAGGCCCGCGCCTACCTGACGATGGAGAAGTGGCCCGAAGCCGAGGAGTATGCGAAAAAGGCCCAGGAAGGCTATACGATGATGACCGAAGCGGAATACCTCGACCACGACAAGGGCTTCAACACGCCCAACAATTCGTGGATGTTCATGACGAAGTACGACGCCGAGGATCCCAACATCACGCTGAACGACGGCGACTCGAGCTGGGGTTCGCAGATGATGATCGAAATCACCACCTCCAACGGCTATGCGCACGGAGCCGGCACGGTGAAGCGTATCGACGCGCACCTGCTGGAGACCATTCCGCAGACCGACTGGCGCCGCAAGTGCTTCATCGACCCCGAGCTGGACGAGCTCGTAGCCGAAGCGCAAACGGTCGAGGAGCTGAACAAGATCGTCGCCGACTACCTTTCCGACGTCTCGTCCTACCCGGAGACGATCACCTCCACCGCACAGGCTTCGGCCTCGGGCGCCTTCGGCGGCCTGTCGCTCAAGTTCCGCCTGGGCGGAGGCGACGCGGGCCACAGCAACGCGCAGTTCGTCGGATTCGTCGTAGCGGTTCCCCTGATGCGCGTCGAGGAGATGAAGCTCATCGAGGCCGAAGCGGCCGGCATGCAGGACGAGGGACGCGGCAAGACGCTGCTCGAGGCCTTCGCCAAGACGCGCGACCCGCAGTACACGTACAACGACCTGCAATCGTTCCGCGACAACGTCTGGTGGCAGCGCCGCGTCGAGCTCTGGGGCGAAGGCTTTGCGACGTTCGACATCAAGCGCTTCGAAAAGGGCATCACGCGCAGCTACGCCGGCACGAACCACCCGAAAGGCTATCGCTGGAACACGGACGGCGTGCCCGACTGGATGAACCTCTGCATCGTGGGAACCGAGGTGAACTTCAACCAGGCCTGCACGAACAACCCGACTCCGATCCAGCCCACCGAGGACTCTCCGGAGAAAGTATGGTAATTTGTGGAACCGATTAAAGATTCGAATTTTATGATACTGAAAAAATATCTCTATGCGGCGCTGGCAGTCGTGAGCGCGATCGCCCTGGCCGCCTGTTCGGACGACGAGGGAACCGACCCCGGGCACGACAGCGCGCCGGCAGTCACGATCTATTCGTACACTCCCGGGAGCGGATACAATGCCGACGAAGACGTGAAAATACGCATCGCCCCGAACAGCAAGGTCAAGGATATTTACTATCTGAGCGAACTCACAACGGCCAAGCAGGAGTATGTCGCCGAAAACGGGGAAAACGCGTATGCCGACTATGTCGTGGAGAACGGCACGAAGATCGAAAGCGAAGACGATGCCGATCCGGAAGTCACGCTGACCGGATTGCTCGGCAATTACACGATTACGGTGGTCGGCCTCGCAGGAAACGGCAAGAAAGCCGTCGGTTCGACCACTTTCCAGGGGCTGACCTGGACTACAATCACCGGAGGTACGATGACCTACGGAACGCTGGGTCAGATGGGCCTGGGCCCCAACCACGTCGAACTGCAATCCTGCGACTCCGACGACACGCTTTTCCGTTTCAAGGACATGTACGGAAGCGGCCTGCACCTCAAGTTCTCCTTTTACGGTACGAACCAGACCGAGGACGAATCCGGCAACATATACCACTATTGCCGTGTCGCCCAGCAAGATACAGGTCTTTCAGTCAATCCGTACGGAGCCATATCCGTCATAGATGCAGGCTATTACCAGAAAGATGACAGCTACGTCATGGGACAGGGCTTCGACAACCTCTTCTGCACGGAAGGTCAGAACAAGAATCGCGTCTCTCTCTCGAACTTCTATGTGGTCAGTGCGGGACTTCTCGGATACGATCCGGACGTCTTCGTTCCCGACGCGAACTGACAACGGATATTCGCACTCTTACGGAGCCGGCCCTTTGCGGGTCGGCTCCTCGTGTTTTCGGGACGGAAGCCGCCCCGGTTGCACGCTGGCGTTTTTTTTCGTAAATTCGCCGCAGAAACCAAAAAAGACAACGAGATATGGCTATCACGGAAATTCTGCCCGGCATCCATTACGTCGGCGTAAACGACCGCACCACCACCCGCTTCGAAGGGCTCTGGTCGCTTCCTTCGGGGGTTTCGTACAACTCCTATCTGGTCATCGGCGAGAAGATCGCCCTCATCGACACCGTGGAGGAGGCTTTCGGCAGCCGCCTGTTCGAGAACATCCGCGAAGTGATCGGCGAGCGGAAGATCGACTACCTCGTGGTGAACCACATGGAACCCGACCACTCCTCGTCGATCGCGGCCCTGCGGCTGCGCTACCCCGACCTGCGGATCGTCGGCAACGCCAAGACGCTCCAGATGATCGGCGGCTACTACGGCATCGGCACGGGGACGGTCGAGGTCGGGGAGGGTTCGACGCTCGATCTGGGCGGCAAGGTGCTCTCGTTCCACCTGATCCCGATGGTCCACTGGCCGGAGACGATGGTGACGTGGTATGCCGACGAGGGGGTCGTCTTCTCGGGCGACGCGTTCGGCACGTTCGGCGCCCTCGACGGCGGCATCACCGATTCGCAGGTCGAACCGGAACGCTACTGGGACGAGATGCGCCGCTACTACGCCTGCATAGTGGGCAAATACGGCGTCCCCGTGCAGAAGGCGCTGCAAAAGGTCGGCGGGCTTCCGATCCGGACCATCTGCCCGACGCACGGCCCCGTCTGGCAGCGCGAGATTCCCCGCGTGGTAGATCTGTACGACCGTCTGAGCCGCTACGAAGGCGAACCGGGCGCGGTCGTGGCCTACGGTTCGATGTACGGCAACACGGAGCAGATGGCCGAACGCATCGCCCGGGAGCTGGCCGAGGCGGGCGTGCGGCGAATCCGGGTCCACAACCTCTCCTACGCCGATCCGTCGGTCGTGCTGCGCGACGTCTTCCGCTACGACACGCTCGTCGTCGGCAGCCCGACCTACAACGCCGAGCTTTTCCCGCCCGTCGAGCAACTGCTGCGCCGCCTCGAGGCGCGCTGCATCCCGCAGCGCAACTTCGCCTTCTTCGGCTCCTTCACGTGGGCCGCGGCCGCCGTGCGCCGGATGAAGGAGTTCTCCGAGCGCATGAAGTGGGAGCCGGTGTGCGGTCCCGTGGAGATGAAGCAGGGCTACTCGCCCGCGATGATCGACCCGTGCCGCTCGCTCGCCGCCGCCGTCGCCGAACGGGTGCTGCGCAAATAACGGACGCGCCATGATGAGGATCGCCATTGTCGGAACGGGCTACGTCGGGCTCGTGTCGGGGGCCTGCTTCGCGGAGATGGGCCTCGACATCACGTGCGTGGATACCGACCGGAGGAAGATCGCGGCGCTGAACGAGGGCCGGATTCCGATTTACGAACCGGGGCTGGAGGAGATCGTGCGGCGCAATTTCGACGCCGGGCGGCTCCACTTCACCACCGACCTCGCGGCGTGTCTCGGCGAGGTGGAGGTGGTCTTCTCGGCCGTCGGCACGCCGCCCCGGGAGGACGGTTCGGCCGACCTCTCGCAGGTGTTCGAGGTGGCCCGCACCTTCGGCCGTCACATCGGCCGCTACACGCTGCTCGTGACCAAGAGCACGGTGCCCGTCGGCACGGCGGAACGCATCCGGCGGATCGTCGCCGAGGAGCTGGCGGCACGCGGCGCGGAGGTGCCGTTCGACGTGGCGTCGAACCCCGAATTCCTCAAGGAGGGTGCGGCCGTCAAGGATTTCATGTCGCCCGACCGCGTGGTGGTGGGCGTCGAGAGCGAACGCGCCCGGCGGCTGATGGCGCGGCTCTACCGTCCGTTCCTGATAAACAACTTCCGCGTGCTGTTCATGGACATCGCCTCGGCCGAAATGACCAAATACGCCGCCAACGCCATGCTGGCGACGCGCATCTCGTTCATGAACGACATCGCCAACCTCTGCGACCGCGTGGGGGCCGACGTCGAGATGGTCCGCAAGGGCATCGGTTCCGACGCCCGCATCGGCAACAAATTCCTCTACCCCGGCTGCGGATACGGCGGCTCGTGCTTCCCGAAGGACGTGCAGGCACTCGCCTGCACGGCCCGCGAACACGGCTACACGATGCAGGTCGTCGAGGCGGTGGAACGGGTGAACGAGGCGCAGAAAGGGGTGCTCGTCCGCAAGCTCCGCGAACTGCTGGGCGACGACCTGCGGGGACGGCGCATCGCCGTATGGGGCCTCGCGTTCAAGCCCGAGACGGACGACATGCGCAAGGCGCCGGCGCTGACGGCGATCGGACAACTGCTGGAGGCCGGGGCCGAAGTGACGGCCTACGACCCGGTGGCGACGGAGGAGTGCCGCCGCCTGCTGAAGGACCGGCCCGTGCGCTATGCCCGGAACATGTACGACGCGGCCGACGGGGCCGACGCCATCCTGCTGGTCACCGAGTGGAAGGAGTTCCGGATGCCCGACTGGCCGCGGCTCCGCGCGACGATGCGCGGCGACGGAATCGTGGACGGCCGCAACATCTTCGACAAGCAGGAGGCCCTCGCCGCAGGATTCCGCTACCGCGGGATCGGCAAATGACGGGGAGGGGAAGTCCGGAACGTTCCGGTCCGTGCAGGCGGATCCGGTAAAATCCGGTACGGCAGCCGGAAAGGCGGAAACAACCCCGCGGCACAGCGATACGGGGCGACGAAAACGGCTCAGGCTTCGGAAAAACCGAAGCCTGAGCCGTTTTCCGGTCCGGAAGGGAACCGCCTACCGGCGGACCTTGACGATGATCTTGCGGATATGCCCCTCGCCCACCATCGGCGCATGGCCGTCCTCGGGCAGCAGCATCGTGAACTGGCCGGGACGCAGCGTATAGTAGGTCTGCGGCTCGTCGTCGAAGAACTGGATGTCCTTCTGCGTATCGAACGTCCCCAGCGGCTGCCGGAGGTCCTTGCGCTCGCTCCAGCCGAACGACTCCTCCGTACCTGCGACGAGGACCTGAATGTCGATATAGGCGTCGTGCACCTCCAGTTTGGCATCGGGCCTGCGCTTGAGGTCCACGTCCATCACATTGACGAAAATATCCCGTCCGTCGAGTTCGTGGACGCCCGGCTCCATGCCGGTCCAGTCGGTCGAGGCGATGAGCGAGAAGGCCCGTTCGAGCCGCGGGTTGAGCGAATGATACAGCGCGCTGTTTTTCAGAGAATCGAGAATCATGGTATTACAAGTGTTTGCAAACGCCGCCGGAGACCTTTTCCGGACGGCGGAATACAAAGGTAGCAAGATTTTTCGACAACCTGCCGTAAAAATGCTATATTTGTAATACGAACAAAAAATACACACTATGGATTTTACGGACATCGAACTTTCGGGCAAAACCCGCCGCGAGCACGACCTGCTCGGCGAGATGGACATTCCCGTGGAGTACTATTTCGGCGTGCAGACCATGCGGGCCGTGGAGAATTTCCACATCAGCCGCGTGCGGCTCAACTTCTTCCCGCAACTGATCCGCGCCCTGGCCGACGTGAAGCAGGGGGCGGCGGCCGCGAACCGCGATCTGGGGCTGCTGGATCCCGCCATCGCCGACGCCATCACCCGCGCCTGCGAAGAGTTGCGCGAAGGGCGCCTCAACGAACAGTTCGTCGTGGACATGGTGCAGGGAGGCGCCGGCACCTCGACCAACATGAACGCCAACGAGGTGATCGCCAACCGGGCGCTCGAGCTGCTCGGCCACGAAAAGGGCGAATACGCCTACTGCCATCCGAACAACCACGTGAACCTCTCGCAATCGACCAACGACGCCTACCCGACGGCCGTGCGGATCGCGCTGGCGCGCAGCATCGACGGGGCGGTGGCCTCGCTGCGCGAACTGATCGCGGCGTTCCACGCCAAGGGCGAGGAGTTCGCCCACATCATCAAGATGGGCCGCACGCAACTGCAGGACGCCGTGCCGATGACCCTCGGCCAGGAGTTCGAAGCCTACGCCGCGACGCTCACCGAGGAGATCGACCGCCTGCAAACCAACCTGCGGCTCTTCTACGAGATCAACATGGGCGCTACGGCCATCGGCACGGGCATCAATGCCGATCCCGACTATGCGGAGCTCTGCACGAAGCACCTGCGCGAAATCACGGGACTGCCGCTGAGCAAGGCGACGAACATGATCGAGGCCACGAGCGACACGGGCGCCTTCATCATGAACTCCTCGGCGCTCAAGCGGCTGGCCGTGAAGCTCTCGAAGATATGCAACGACCTGCGTCTGCTCTCGTCGGGTCCGCGCTGCGGCCTGAACGAGATCAACCTCCCGCCGCGCCAGCCCGGCTCGTCGATCATGCCCGGAAAGGTCAATCCCGTGATTCCCGAGGTGGTCAATCAGGTCGCCTTCCGCGTCATCGGCAACGACCTGACGATCACGCTCGCCTCCGAGGCCGGACAGCTCGAGCTCAACGTCATGGAGCCGATCATCGTCCACTCGCTCTTCGAGAACATCGAGATGCTGGTCAATGCCATGAACACGCTGCGCGA from Alistipes dispar carries:
- a CDS encoding SusC/RagA family TonB-linked outer membrane protein; this translates as MVRKLVLSLIAVLGGGMLLAMAQKQQVSGTVTNADGNPIVGATVVVDGTTTGTTTNAAGQFSLQARSDGYLNVSFIGYESQKVPIAGKTTVNIQLKEDITAIDDVLVVAFGTTKKEAFTGSASVIKSEDLQKRQTTNVMNALVGSVAGLQMRGGSGTPGSDSGSINIRGISSMYADTDPLIIVDGAPYSASLSNIPQSDIESVTVLKDAASAALYGARGASGVIIVTTKRSQARDAVINVDMKWGVNSRAVQDYDVITDPGEYYEAVYAQYYNRYFYGQGMNATTANAQANTDMLKALAYDVYTRPDGENLIGLDGKLNPNATLGRKVSFNGTDYWMQPDDWTDAAYKNSLRQEYNVSVNGGTDKATYYTSVGYLNEDGIVDNSGYERISARIKADYQAKKWLKLGANVGYIHSSQDLDVGLGTSTYTNNLFYYTSRIAPIYPIYVRTIGADGKIGIKRDQYGNKAYDYGVAETGYGVTRPFSPQGNPLGEARYNNYTSIGNQLNGTFTADFDITDFLKVNVTSTATWGETYISNFRNMYYGTSAGTNGSIEKTVQSSLRTNNIQTITYYDSFGLHNINVLAGHEYYNVKTRNLAASKNGMFSPDIQELSAAATLADASSYTTHYNVEGYFLSAQYDYNGKYYGSFSYRRDGSSRFAPGHQWGNFWSVGAAWILSKENFLANAKWIDMLKLKASIGQQGNDLIGDYYYTDLYSLSKVDEKSMSASFAIQGNPDITWETTTNLNVGVEFSFWRGRLSGGIDVYRKKTTDLLFWLSLPESVGTRGMYGNLGDIRNSGIEINLTGTLIQTKTVDWSISANLAHNSTKILSLPASKLTKTASGKIGFQEAPTQFVPYWYEVGGPLYNAYLPVYAGTDEYGQAMFYKDVIEDGKVVGRTTTYDFNDATEYEHGSVLPKVFGGFGTNLRVGDFDLSLTFDYQIGGKVFDAGYAGLITPETGAAGGTAIHKDWKKSWSPNNTDSDMPRWQQGDQYGGAKSDRFLTDASYLNFQSFSLGYTIPERVFRDKVKVRIYAAGENLWFWSARKGLDPRYSFEGTASTGVSPYSPIRTISGGVQLTF
- a CDS encoding RagB/SusD family nutrient uptake outer membrane protein, with the translated sequence MKKTIKFAAALLIGTSLLSTGCLEETFPQQGTVTVDQAGDAPNAFNNFVTACTSTLAGEFLYAGNANMNAYDFGYPSFLLQRDVMGQDIALEDTGYEQFTTWYTCGVGLGPDYAICQVPWTIYYGWIKNCNVVISLAGEKPDEEHIVGAGIAHAMRAFYYMDLARMYAPQTYKGHEDAPTVPIVTEKTTNAEATNNPRATNKEIWEELILKDLDKAESYLADYKRTDQTTPDLSVVYGLKARAYLTMEKWPEAEEYAKKAQEGYTMMTEAEYLDHDKGFNTPNNSWMFMTKYDAEDPNITLNDGDSSWGSQMMIEITTSNGYAHGAGTVKRIDAHLLETIPQTDWRRKCFIDPELDELVAEAQTVEELNKIVADYLSDVSSYPETITSTAQASASGAFGGLSLKFRLGGGDAGHSNAQFVGFVVAVPLMRVEEMKLIEAEAAGMQDEGRGKTLLEAFAKTRDPQYTYNDLQSFRDNVWWQRRVELWGEGFATFDIKRFEKGITRSYAGTNHPKGYRWNTDGVPDWMNLCIVGTEVNFNQACTNNPTPIQPTEDSPEKVW
- a CDS encoding FprA family A-type flavoprotein, yielding MAITEILPGIHYVGVNDRTTTRFEGLWSLPSGVSYNSYLVIGEKIALIDTVEEAFGSRLFENIREVIGERKIDYLVVNHMEPDHSSSIAALRLRYPDLRIVGNAKTLQMIGGYYGIGTGTVEVGEGSTLDLGGKVLSFHLIPMVHWPETMVTWYADEGVVFSGDAFGTFGALDGGITDSQVEPERYWDEMRRYYACIVGKYGVPVQKALQKVGGLPIRTICPTHGPVWQREIPRVVDLYDRLSRYEGEPGAVVAYGSMYGNTEQMAERIARELAEAGVRRIRVHNLSYADPSVVLRDVFRYDTLVVGSPTYNAELFPPVEQLLRRLEARCIPQRNFAFFGSFTWAAAAVRRMKEFSERMKWEPVCGPVEMKQGYSPAMIDPCRSLAAAVAERVLRK
- a CDS encoding UDP-glucose dehydrogenase family protein, encoding MRIAIVGTGYVGLVSGACFAEMGLDITCVDTDRRKIAALNEGRIPIYEPGLEEIVRRNFDAGRLHFTTDLAACLGEVEVVFSAVGTPPREDGSADLSQVFEVARTFGRHIGRYTLLVTKSTVPVGTAERIRRIVAEELAARGAEVPFDVASNPEFLKEGAAVKDFMSPDRVVVGVESERARRLMARLYRPFLINNFRVLFMDIASAEMTKYAANAMLATRISFMNDIANLCDRVGADVEMVRKGIGSDARIGNKFLYPGCGYGGSCFPKDVQALACTAREHGYTMQVVEAVERVNEAQKGVLVRKLRELLGDDLRGRRIAVWGLAFKPETDDMRKAPALTAIGQLLEAGAEVTAYDPVATEECRRLLKDRPVRYARNMYDAADGADAILLVTEWKEFRMPDWPRLRATMRGDGIVDGRNIFDKQEALAAGFRYRGIGK
- a CDS encoding YhcH/YjgK/YiaL family protein; its protein translation is MILDSLKNSALYHSLNPRLERAFSLIASTDWTGMEPGVHELDGRDIFVNVMDVDLKRRPDAKLEVHDAYIDIQVLVAGTEESFGWSERKDLRQPLGTFDTQKDIQFFDDEPQTYYTLRPGQFTMLLPEDGHAPMVGEGHIRKIIVKVRR
- the aspA gene encoding aspartate ammonia-lyase, which gives rise to MDFTDIELSGKTRREHDLLGEMDIPVEYYFGVQTMRAVENFHISRVRLNFFPQLIRALADVKQGAAAANRDLGLLDPAIADAITRACEELREGRLNEQFVVDMVQGGAGTSTNMNANEVIANRALELLGHEKGEYAYCHPNNHVNLSQSTNDAYPTAVRIALARSIDGAVASLRELIAAFHAKGEEFAHIIKMGRTQLQDAVPMTLGQEFEAYAATLTEEIDRLQTNLRLFYEINMGATAIGTGINADPDYAELCTKHLREITGLPLSKATNMIEATSDTGAFIMNSSALKRLAVKLSKICNDLRLLSSGPRCGLNEINLPPRQPGSSIMPGKVNPVIPEVVNQVAFRVIGNDLTITLASEAGQLELNVMEPIIVHSLFENIEMLVNAMNTLREKCVVGITANPEVCRRMVYNSIGLVTALNPYLGYETSTMLAKEALQTGKGIYDLVLEHRLMSEEELHKVLLPENMVHPRKKITE